One region of Triticum aestivum cultivar Chinese Spring chromosome 6B, IWGSC CS RefSeq v2.1, whole genome shotgun sequence genomic DNA includes:
- the LOC123133524 gene encoding uncharacterized protein yields the protein MATYVRVCFMAGRWAELAWPGLPPLPYTHVSWLTDGPSSRGRASAPSTLVAHASPPGRAAVLACLRSAPPARALSEPLLRLHARAPLPPASLVPQPRSTTCLAASPPVPTAPTSSATAWSARLAGTPRPAQPRARFHVGEVVVDERQLDDAGDGLGVARGRHNNGGEGGGSHQPCKQ from the coding sequence ATGGCCACATACGTACGCGTATGTTTCATGGCTGGCCGCTGGGCCGAGCTCGCATGGCCGGGCCTTCCGCCCTTGCCGTACACGCATGTTTCATGGCTGACCGATGGGCCGAGCTCGCGTGGCCGCGCCtccgcgccttccaccctcgtcgCGCATGCCTCTccgcccgggcgcgccgccgtgctgGCCTGCCTCCGCTCCGCCCCGCCCGCGCGTGCGCTCAGCGAGCCCCTGCTCCGCCTCCATGCTCGAGCCCCGCTTCCCCCGGCCTCGCTCGTCCCGCAGCCGAGGTCTACAACCTGCCTCGCCGCGAGCCCGCCCGTGCCCACGgcgcccacgagctccgccacggCGTGGAGCGCGCGGTTGGCCGGCACGCCGCGCCCTGCGCAGCCCCGAGCGAGGTTCCATGTAGGGGAGGTCGTCGTGGACGAGCGACAACTCGACGACGCAGGTGACGGGCTCGGGGTGGCTCGTGGGAGGCACAACAAtggaggagaaggcggcggctcACATCAACCCTGCAAACAATAA